CGATCGGCGGTGCGTCGGGATCGGCGGTGGCCGTGGCCTGGGCGGAGCCGCCGCCCTTGTCCCCGATGGTCACGTTGGCACCGCCCTCGCCCACCCAGCGGGAATAGGCGCTCTGGGCCAACTCCTTCCGGTCGGCGGGCACGTTGACGCTCATGAGCCCGGGCAGATTCACGATGAAGTTCCGCTTGAGCTCGGTGAGCGGGACGAGGTCCTGCGGTCGCCGCGGGCCCGCCAGGCTGGAGACCACCGTCGAGAGGTCCAGCTCGAGCGTGTCGGTGAACTCCGGGTCCGGGGTGGTGTCGGTACGAAAGAGCCCCTGCTCCCGGCAGTAGCGCTCCACCCGCTCCACCACCTTGCGGCTCCGCCCGGTCCGCTCCAGGTAGCGCACCGTCTCGGCATCGACCGGGAAGAAGCCCATGGTGGCGCCGTACTCCGGGGCCATGTTGGCGATGGTGGCCCGGTCGGCCAGGCCCAGGCTGGAAAGGCCCGGGCCGTAGAACTCGACGAACTTGTCCACCACGCCCTTCTTGCGCAGGAGCTGGGTGACCTGCAGCACCAGGTCGGTCGCCGTGGTCCCCACCGGCAGCTCACCAGTCAGCTTCATCCCGATCACCTCGGGAATCAGCATGAAATAGGGCTGGCCCAGCATCACCGCCTCCGCCTCGATCCCCCCGACGCCCCAGCCCAGCACGCCGAGCCCGTTGATCATGGTGGTGTGCGAATCGGTCCCGACCAGGGTATCGGGATAGGCCGTGAGCTCATCGAACTGGCGGCGAAGCTGCACCACGGGGGCGAGGTACTCCAGGTTCACCTGATGCACGATGCCGGTGCCGGGAGGAACCACGCGGAAGTCGTCGAAGGCGCGCTGGGCGAACTTGAGCAGCTGGTACCGCTCGCGGTTGCGGTCGAACTCGAGCGCCACATTGAGCTTGAGCGCGCGGTCGGAGCCGAAGTAGTCGACCTGCACCGAATGGTCGATGACCAGATCGCAGGGGACCACCGGGTTGATCCGGCTGGGATCGCCCCGCATCCGGGCCATGGCGTCCCGCATGGCCGCGAGATCGACCACGCAGGGCACCCCGGTGAAGTCCTGGAGCACCACCCGCGCCGGCATGAACGGCACCTCGCCCCGGCGGGTGCGTGCGGGGCTCCACGCGGCCAGATCCTCGACGTGCGCCTCGGAAACCACCCCTCGTCCGCAGTGCCGCAGCGCGTTCTCCAGGAGGATGCGGATGGAGAAGGGCAGGCGATCGAGCCGGGTGAGGCCCTGGCGACCGAGCTCGGGAAGGCGATAGACCACGGCAGTCTCGCCGCCGAGTTGGAGTGTCGCGCGGGTGCCGAAAGGGTTGGCGCTCTGAGTGGGCATGACTCTGCAGGGTGAGGGTTCGCCGTCGGTTCCAAGTATAATCGCTATTTTCCAGGCATGAGCACGCCGGCGCCTTTACCCATCCCGTACGCCATCAACCGCAGCGACGACGGCCTTCGCATCGAGTGGGACCAGGCCGGCCACGTGGGGTTCTACCCCGCGAGATGGTTGCGTCTGGCGTGTCCCTGCGCCGCCTGTGTCGAGGAGATGACCGGGGTGCCCTTGCTCGATCCGGCGCGGGTACCGCTCGACGTTCGGCCGCTGAGCGTGGCGCTGGTGGGCGCCTACGGGCTGAAGGTGCAGTGGAGCGACGGCCACGCCACGGGGATCTACACCTTCGAGCGCCTCCGGCGGGTCTGTCCCTGTCCCCGCTGCCAGGGCGCGAGGGGAGCAGCCTCCTCCGGGTGAGCACCGGCGACCGGGGCCACATCGTGCCGCAGCCCCCGGAGCCCGGCCAGGGCCGGTGAGGCG
This Gemmatimonadales bacterium DNA region includes the following protein-coding sequences:
- a CDS encoding DUF971 domain-containing protein: MSTPAPLPIPYAINRSDDGLRIEWDQAGHVGFYPARWLRLACPCAACVEEMTGVPLLDPARVPLDVRPLSVALVGAYGLKVQWSDGHATGIYTFERLRRVCPCPRCQGARGAASSG